The Plectropomus leopardus isolate mb chromosome 2, YSFRI_Pleo_2.0, whole genome shotgun sequence genome has a window encoding:
- the fmoda gene encoding fibromodulin a yields MRVVTVFLLSALLPLSLSQHGDPFAWLYGPRSLRYGFLQADTSGGECPEECDCPPSYPVAMYCDGRGLTAMPTIPSRVKYLYLQNNAITAVPDSALANATNLVWLMMHHNQLTSDAISKKAFLQLGRLERLYLQHNNLTSFPPNLPRTLRDLRINHNKIEKVTPADLEGMENLTILYLHDNAVTDMGTSLKALRSLTLLDISGNKLTKVPEALPEQLHQLYMESNSIDSLPEGFLGGFTQLQYIRMAHNQLTDKGIPANTFNVTGLVELDLSFNKLERIPLVSTTLQHLYLQANQIKEFTLGSFCSVVDVSNFSKLQTLRLDGNEISREDIPTESSVCLRQASTIEI; encoded by the exons ATGCGTGTGGTGACTGTCTTCCTCTTGTCTGCCCTGcttccactctctctctcccaacATGGGGACCCCTTTGCCTGGCTGTATGGCCCGCGGAGTTTGAGATATGGCTTCCTGCAGGCAGACACCTCAGGAGGGGAGTGTCCAGAGGAGTGTGACTGCCCCCCCTCTTACCCAGTCGCCATGTACTGTGATGGCCGGGGCCTGACAGCCATGCCAACCATCCCCTCACGTGTGAAATACTTGTACCTCCAAAACAATGCTATCACAGCTGTGCCAGACTCAGCTCTGGCAAACGCAACCAATCTGGTGTGGCTCATGATGCACCACAATCAGCTAACATCTGACGCCATTAGCAAGAAG GCATTTTTGCAGTTGGGGAGACTGGAGCGTTTATATCTACAACACAACAATTTGACCAGCTTTCCTCCAAACCTCCCTCGCACCCTGCGAGACCTGAGAATCAACCACAACAAGATAGAAAAG GTAACACCTGCAGACTTGGAGGGAATGGAAAACCTCACTATCCTGTATCTCCATGACAACGCTGTCACGGACATGGGCACATCACTGAAGGCACTCAGATCTCTCACACTGCTGGACATCAGCGGAAACAAGTTGACGAAG GTCCCGGAGGCCCTGCCAGAGCAACTGCACCAACTCTACATGGAGTCCAACTCTATTGATTCTCTGCCTGAGGGCTTCCTGGGTGGTTTCACTCAGCTGCAGTACATCAGGATGGCTCACAATCAGCTAACAGACAAGGGCATCCCTGCCAACACCTTTAACGTGACTGGGCTGGTGGAGCTGGACCTGAGCTTCAATAAACTGGAGAGAATCCCCCTAGTGAGCACCACCCTGCAGCATCTCTATTTGCAAGCAAACCAGATCAAAG AGTTCACCCTGGGCAGTTTCTGCAGTGTTGTGGATGTGAGCAACTTCTCCAAACTCCAGACGCTGCGCTTGGATGGGAATGAGATCAGTCGCGAGGACATCCCTACAGAGTCATCCGTCTGCCTGCGCCAGGCATCCACCATTGAGATCTAA
- the zgc:113307 gene encoding lumican has product MAPLCCVVLVLLCVFYSTSATTVADIDYGGVPLWINRLLGEPSVVSLRGRIDPAWFRANNPQTCPQQCDCPIQWPTALYCDHRGLADVPDRLPDRTQYLFLQSNNITSLSSSFLANITDLRWLILDHNQLQSDKLDLAALQNQTQLCYFFANHNHLRSVPSALPAGLRQLRLAYNQISSISPGAFQNLQNLTLLLLQGNQLQTITEGELRGLLSLNLLDLSGNLFSSVPTHLPPSVQQLYLSNNTLSGLDEDSFVNFFNLKYLRLSHCGLQSSGLHPGVFNFSSLVELDLSYNKLTTTPTVPITLQYLYLEANKIQEFNMTSFCRKVGPLSYSRMKILRLDGNKLSYQQLPYDWVFCLRVLESIYI; this is encoded by the exons atggctcccctgtgctgtgttgtgttggtgctgctgtgtgttttttactctACCTCAGCCACCACTGTAGCTGACATAGACTATGGAGGTGTCCCTCTGTGGATTAATCGCCTGCTGGGTGAGCCCAGCGTGGTGAGCCTGCGGGGACGGATAGATCCAGCCTGGTTCCGAGCCAACAATCCCCAGACCTGCCCTCAGCAGTGTGACTGCCCCATCCAGTGGCCCACGGCGCTCTACTGTGACCACAGAGGCTTGGCAGACGTCCCTGACCGCCTGCCGGACAGAACTCAGTACCTGTTTTTACAG AGCAACAACATCACATCCCTATCCTCCTCTTTTCTGGCCAACATTACTGATCTACGCTGGCTCATCCTGGACCACAACCAGCTGCAGAGCGACAAGCTGGACCTGGCCGCGCTGCAGAACCAGACACAGCTGTGCTACTTTTTTGCCAACCACAACCACCTGAGATCAGTGCCCAGCGCTCTACCAGCTGGACTCAGGCAGCTGCGTCTGGCCTACAACCAAATCAGCAGCATCAGCCCCGGAGCTTTCCAGAACCTGCAAAACctgacgctgctgctgctgcagggaaaCCAATTGCAAACCATCACAGAGGGAGAACTCAGAG GTCTGCTCAGTCTGAACCTGCTGGACCTCAGTGGGAATTTGTTCTCGTCTGTCCCGACGCATTTACCCCCTTCTGTCCAGCAGCTCTATCTGTCCAACAACACTCTCTCTGGCCTGGATGAAGACagttttgtgaattttttcaATCTTAAGTACCTTCGTCTGAGTCACTGCGGTCTACAGAGCAGCGGCCTCCACCCGGGGGTCTTCAACTTCTCCAGCTTGGTGGAACTGGACCTTTCTTATAACAAGCTAACAACCACTCCCACAGTTCCCATCACCCTGCAGTACCTCTACCTGGAGGCCAATAAAATACAAG AGTTCAACATGACCAGTTTCTGCAGAAAGGTGGGACCTTTGTCCTACTCCAGGATGAAGATCCTACGATTGGATGGAAACAAATTGTCCTATCAACAGCTGCCATACGACTGGGTCTTCTGCCTGCGAGTGCTTGAAAGTATTTACATCTGA